From Amaranthus tricolor cultivar Red isolate AtriRed21 chromosome 4, ASM2621246v1, whole genome shotgun sequence:
aataaaactaagttaagaattactcacaattgcacaaggacacaacaccaaaattgatgaatcaatggaggattaggcgtgggaatttgagggttttgggagtgttttttcttacttgcaaatggtttggaatgaaaagatgtaaggaaattaggagactaaggaaataaagaaattaaggaaattaaggaAACAATTATGCAAGGCAATAATTCataatctttcaatattcttcaAGAGGTTACAAATCCCTCAACTTaccccatatggccggccaactcttcacctcccttttttttattttttttattttttttttttttgaattaaagatagattaggaaaaaggtttggacttaaaatggttttaattgccttaaaagttgaagtctcatgatttaatctactaacaaaataaataataaaaaaaatatatatttttttaaaaagaataataataataaaaataataatattactagcaaatcatttaatatatcggaaaaatatcggggtgttacagactaccccccttaaaaaggttttgaccccaaaacctcaacgtacaaacacaaacacacaacaatcaaacacaaaacacacaacaatcacacacataaaaacgacaaaacaagcacacaacaaaagaaatagatcaaaataaacctcaaagcgcgcaaaattctaccgcttcctaccccccttaaaaagttacgtccccgtaacttactaacctgaggaaaaagatgcggatacttctctcgcattgaagcttctgtttcccaagttgcctcttgtgaccgatgatttgaccatagaaccttaaccattgcaacatcttttcgccgagtactgcgaacctttctatctaaaatctgaacaggttgctcttcataggtgaggctttcatcaatttctaacggttccgggtctaagacatgcgaagaagccgcaacataacgttttaactgggagatatgaaaaacgtcatgaactttacccagcgcattaggtaacgctaaccggtaagctaacttcccaatccgctccacaatatcataggggccaatgaaacgcgggcttaacttcccacgagcaccaaaacgaaccacacctctcatcggagacacacggagtaggactttgtcgcccacttcgtactcatcagaccgacgtcggagatcggcgtacgatttttgtctatcctgggctgcgTTCATTTTATCGCaaattaactttactttctcagtcatttgcacaagcatatcaggtcctaaggtgacagattcagtaaaatcatcccaacatacaggactacggcacttacgaccataaagtgcttcaaacggagccatttgaattgttgcctgataactgttattataagagaattccactaaatccaaatgttcatcccatgaaccttgccattccatggctattgctctcaacatgtcttctagtatctgattgacacgttcagtctgaccatccgtcatagggtgaaaagacgtactatgaagaagagtggttcccaaagcctgttgtaatgacttccaaaaatgtgacaagtatcgagtatcacgatcggagacaatagtacgaggtattccgtgatatcgaacaacgtatctaatataggcacgagcaagttgttccatatcccacttacagttcatcggaataaaccttgcagacttagtaagcctatccacaatcacccaaagagtatcattaccagccttagttcgtggcaaccccaacacgaaatccatagatatgtcatcccacttccagaccgggacttccagaggttgcagtaacccagctggtcttcgatgttcactcttaaccttttgacacgttaaacacttggaaacaaaatcagcaatattctttttcataccagaccaccaaaacatgcattttaaatcttgatacatcttatccctaccaggatgaaccgagtatctagaataatgagcttcgttcaataatttttccttcaaggagtcacacccatccggcacacaccaccgtcctttaaaacgaagactaccgtcctcatgaattgtaaaaccttcagctttcccttcactgatctgctcccgaagttttatgaactttgggtcttccagttgcttagccataatctcttcgaaaaaggtaggttgaatagacaaggcactcaacctggcttccaattccccttcttggattatctccaagttcattctcccaaactccttacacaactcctcagaggttattaacgctgagacggaatgcctcgatttcctactcaaagcatcagcgactacattcgcacggccttcgtcatatgaaatctctaaatcataatcactgataagttctaaccaacgtcgttggcgcaaattcaactcggattgagtgaacaaaaattgcaaacttttatgatccgtaaagaccttgcatttgacaccataaaggtaatgtcgccagattttcaatgcgaaaaccacagcagctaactccaagtcatgtgttggataattcacctcatgagtccttagttgacgtgaagcatacgccaccacctttctatcttgcattaaaacacaacctaatccatgtttggaagcgtcactgtagacagagtattccaaggatggatcaggtaaggtcaacacaggggcggtagttaacttctccttcaataactgaaatgccttctcacactcctcagtccattcgaacttcttttccttcttcatcaaggctgtcagtggacgagcgatgcgagaaaagtccttcacaaaacgacgatagtatcctgctaatcccaagaaactcccgatatctgtaacattccgaggtgtagaccaatctcgaacagctgctacttttgctggatcaacggaaattccttccttagaaacaatgtgacccagaaaagccacttgctctaaccaaaattcacacttcgaaaacttagcatacaactgattctctcgcagaatctgcaagactatccttaaatgctcttgatgttcttcttggctcttggaatataccaaaatatcatcaatgaacaccaccacacacttatcgaggtacgcgttaaaaacccgattcatcaaccccataaatgctgcaggtgcgttggtcaacccaaaaggcatcacggtaaattcgaagtgtccgtatctgatctaaaagctgatttactaatatcctcctccttgatacgtaactgatgatattcggaccgcagatcaatcttggaaaaaactcctgccccttgcaactgatcaaaaagatcatcgatccgtggtaacgggtacttattcttaacagtgaccttattaagttctctgtaatcaatacagagacgcatcgttccgtcctttttccttacaaacaacactggggctccccaaggcgacacactaggtcttatataacccttctctaacaactcttccaattggactttcaattcttccatctcctttggggccattcggtaaggagcttttaAAATTGGCCCTATCccagggattaaatcaatcgagaaatccacatcccttcttggcggcataccaggaagttcttctggaaaaacatcttTAAAATCACAGACTAccggaatgttctcaagctgcaactcccgctcccctactttacttatactacacagaaaccacggttgcccttgcttgattaacttcctgaccttcaatgacgatacaatttttatcctcggtcccttaggaaaactcctatatttaaccttctcccccctaggtccacttaaaGTCACagactgttcttcacaatctattatcgctttgtatctacttagccaatccatcccaagtattacatttaaatcatccatttctagagaaaataaattacttggaaattttactttccctatcttaaccggcacttcacaGAACAACGTATCACAATGAAAAGTCTCCCCAGAAGGAAtagagactgaaaaagatgtttcctcggggttctccaattctaaatccttaactctagactttgaaacaaacgagcacgatgcaccagaatcaaaaagtactttaacggattttgtattaatacagaacgtacctatgaccacatccgacgcctgcgctgcctccctcgagttaactgctgaaagcctgccgtcgttcTAGGTCgaagtagtaacacctccttgattaccacgttggcttgaaaagaaattctcgtttctagcatttcccggtCGTTGCTGAACACCGGAGTTATTTCCCGGAAACCTAGGATTTGAGAcacctcccaagtttcggccaaaacttccaccattgtgattCCCCCTTCCAGCTTCATTACTACTTCGTCCGTTATTGAGTAtttgttgttggaaacctctatgatttcccccttgcaactcttgttgtcctatgcgagtataacactcgtacattctatggcccggcttaccacagtaagaacagtccactaacgccccccggcagtcccttcctgggtgattcttttggcatctcctacagttgaagattctttccttcccattgcgatcatacaaaggcttctgcattctagcctctagtctcgaatttcccccattcttgctgttttgaccagaatggaaacctttctcctgaaagcctccaaacggtttgtgcttcttaaattgattttggacttgattactcgcattcgtatcattctgaaacacgggttcttttctcttttctccgctatggcccaacttctctttttccttcctgataaaattcccaatctgcgcagctctcttatatagctggtctaacgtatcatatctatcagtatcaatgtgtttttggatctcatacgatagacctaactcaaaacgctgtattttctttccctcagttgggacatcgtcagggcaaaacttcaagtattccataaatttctgataatattaatctaccgttaggtttcccatttcgaacctagcaaactcatttgatttgtccttcctaacatgaggcggataaaattggtcccttaacgcccccttaaatccTTCCCAGCTTAATTCACCGTCGTTTTCAGATATCAAcctcatcttactatgtgtccactaatagtcagcgtcttccactaggaaaaacgcggcttggtcaaccatgagctcagcaggacatctcaccacgctaaaaagcttgtcaaattctctaagccagttttccaacatagaaggttcaccttttccactataagtcgagggtttactctgggccattctcttactaattgacgaagccttttcctccaaggatttcggtctcggattccttgcaccagctagggccttaactaggtttcgaagcacgcgatcagagtttcctcttggcacggaccttttcaaaaagggtggcatgatggcaggtatactgcattaggttaaacaaggtatgtaaatacattACTACAGCGTTCGTGGTTAAGGAGAAAAACTCGTTCTGTTATAgttctaaaataaacaaggtagtAGCCCTAAAGGAAAAAGGGTTGAACAATGAGTCTATAATCAAATCTATTCATTTTTTCCGTAAATACAATACTGAATCGATTCTACTTACTAAtgtttagacttttaaaaacaaaattcaaattcaaaacaataataccatATAATTCCAATCTAAAAGAAATAATTGGGTCTAGATTCCCACATAATCATTGTTCAAATactacaaaagtccgagataaacaaccaaatcatttaaccaacaaaattgttcacaattattctactaagggactagacatacgaactcgtacacatgcataatcaaataaaataaaaacaatcaggcaaataaaggcgACGCATCCAGACGGTCCtgatcctccatgtattgatcagggtcaaaatcagcatcaccagagtcatcgctagacgcgctatcggaGTCAGAAGGAGGtcctacagataaggaatcactcatagtaagtcgcgctactgaatcagaaagctctaaaattattggctcaggtggttcctcctcccacatcatgatctcactttcttcctcactcatgagatcctctcgcctcaccggccaaccccctagaatAATTACCCCGCTATCATTATCACTCAACATTCCATCTCTATCAGCTAGTTCcccctcctcatcagcattatatccatcccctaagttatcctcatcaggctcttctaccactcctaaggAATCCTCCTCCATAaattctccctgctcctcatcagaattttcttcgaaatcctcctcaaattcctcttctgggtcctcatcggggtcctcctccgggtcctcttctggatcctcctcgggatccctctcgaaatccaactcatcgaagattataaatggcattgagtttgggtttactacggtaacatcctcctcattattatctctccttgccccactaggttctggaacgtcaactccgtcccgaccctcagtttgcactgctcttacccttctgtcaatctctaggtgaaactggtcactcctctctttcagtgcaatcatctcctcttccattattctttcatacACTAGTTTGGATTTTTTGTagatcatttccattcgtcgggtgtaatccaaatcactttccccctcttttctatcccaaattcccagagcctctatttctgcccaggctggggcattaactaaagctctcctgggttcctctcgggtattaattccctcttcggccggtctttttcctttatccatgaaagaaagtaataatcgaacttcctgactcacaaagaaagaaaacaagacaattaatttctgagataagacaaagatagataattcaaagcatcagagatataaacacataaatccTATCATGCGCACATCAaagttatccatgacatcatgcttaaagacaccaagcacaacatatcatatccccttaatgtctaccccttttactctcatcaaaaattttttttttattttttttatttttattatttttaattttttttttctacgttaGTCTATCAGtacagataaataacactaaataaaactcccgctctgataccagttgtaacatctcggaataactcgggtcgtacgaaacgagaagatgaccttttaaaaacgagacaactataatccgagtcaaaccgggatgttagaaaacagtttaaaacggttttgaagttaaggaaaacgtgcggatcgagttctattagcgttattaagaactactagataataagaaattcttagcagcggataagaacgaaaagttaaatctacttaatacaacttgagaacgaaagtcgcctcataaaaaccaaatgttctttaaactaaaatttgaagttcttattaagacttctctaccctaataatttatttcttcaagggacaatcctcactccccagacctgcaacttaacttactgctagtcattgcccagataggtaacaacatcatcgcagggtcgttaagaccaaaagtacacgtcagcaaacgtcgcataccaaataaataataacataagagaaggttttaatttattagttgacaattcacagaaccttacgcttcgatcatgcttattaaaaataattattttcatgtaaaggttagtcagccatactgctgtactatccagccatactgccggtacactccaaactccataagtgagacaatacattagggggagctaacccctaagcaagtctctaccatagacactcgccttacttcggtgcctatggttaagtatgcatacccccgcggtggctcataatgccctcatataccgcgagtaattcttttccaccaattgacgtcatactacgtccactttaaagttagtgaggtcatactacctctgcttatcaaaacaatgtataaaaattattgattcgaaagataacattattcgtactatatatccatgcttcacttttgtatatcattattatatgatacatcggactaatgcgaaccacgctgcgtgtacataccttaagcaagataaccaactcacaagcgtcttaatcaattcccggtcacgaatcgacttcctacaaggttcaatcgtattcgggaaataagcacacatacacattttcctcaaatcatctataacacacatatacaatcacatccatacctagaatactacacacaacatgaacatccatcacatactataacatggtaaatacacaaaacaggacagcctatacaatctgtccagaaactcaacttaaaactgtcaaattaaaaatccgacttcaccgttgcgtccggaaggcgtcaaaacccccgggtaccaattttcataatttataacatagtataagtatttttaacttaatttcaaagccaaaaatgttccaaaaacacatttttttcaccattttcaaaacctacgggatttcatttttttttatcacaaaaatataaatttcaatgctttatttcctattaaatctaaacaataaaatttacatgattttcatgatcacatacaaaataaattttaattaattatatatttttttctcaaaaataattctttttacacaaatgtacacacacaaacacatcacatatatac
This genomic window contains:
- the LOC130810312 gene encoding uncharacterized protein LOC130810312, translated to MDKGKRPAEEGINTREEPRRALVNAPAWAEIEALGIWDRKEGESDLDYTRRMEMIYKKSKLVYERIMEEEMIALKERSDQFHLEIDRRVRAVQTEGRDGVDVPEPSGARRDNNEEDVTVVNPNSMPFIIFDELDFERDPEEDPEEDPEEDPDEDPEEEFEEDFEENSDEEQGEFMEEDSLGVVEEPDEDNLGDGYNADEEGELADRDGMLSDNDSGVIILGGWPVRREDLMSEEESEIMMWEEEPPEPIILELSDSVARLTMSDSLSVGPPSDSDSASSDDSGDADFDPDQYMEDQDRLDASPLFA